The Coregonus clupeaformis isolate EN_2021a chromosome 8, ASM2061545v1, whole genome shotgun sequence genome has a segment encoding these proteins:
- the tdp2b gene encoding tyrosyl-DNA phosphodiesterase 2 isoform X1, with protein MSNISKSVSTLEETRTGLCDEFVSITGSDSAVAQCYLAENDWEMERALNSFFEADMEAVFAVEDSPKDSSPPKVKRQKLDKPQRDKPQGKVDCIDLTTEEPACSSSNAKSTDSSKSVEPKAKLKASGSEEQDDSKLSLISWNVDGLDTVNLGERARGLCSYLALYTPDVVFLQELIEPYVQYLKKRAVSYTIIEGGKEGYFTGLMLKKSRVKLLNSDVISYPTTQMMRNLLVAEVKFRDQELCVMTSHFESCKGQAEERMKQLRVVLKRMTDVPSNVTVLFGGDTNLRDTEVTKVGGLPSGVCDVWDQLGKQEHCRYTWDTKANSNKSVPYVSRCRFDRVYLRPAREGPGSRMAPDHMALVGLEKLDCGRYTSDHWGIYCSFTTGS; from the exons ATGAGTAATATTTCCAAGTCCGTGTCGACTTTAGAAGAAACGAGGACTGGTCTGTGTGATGAGTTTGTGTCCATAACAGGATCCGATAGCGCCGTGGCTCAATGCTACCTCGCTGAAAATGACTGGGAAATGGAG AGAGCTTTGAACTCATTTTTCGAGGCTGACATGGAGGCAGTTTTTGCAGTGGAAGATTCACCAAAGGACAGCAGCCCCCCTAAAGTTAAACGACAGAAGTTGGACAAACCACAAAGGGACAAACCACAGGGAAAAGTGGACTG CATTGACCTGACCACAGAAGAGCCTGCCTGTTCCAGCAGCAACGCCAAGTCAACAGACTCCTCCAAGTCAGTGGAACCCAAAGCTAAACTTAAAGCCTCGGGCTCTGAGGAGCAGGACGACAGCAAACTGTCGCTGATCTCCTGGAATGTAGATGGACTGGACACCGTGAACCTGGGAGAGCGTGCTAGAGGCCTCTGTTCTTATCTGGCCCT CTACACCCCTGACGTGGTGTTTCTGCAGGAACTCATTGAACCGTATGTTCAGTACCTCAAGAAGCGGGCTGTCAGCTACACCATCATTGAGG GAGGCAAGGAGGGGTACTTCACTGGTTTGATGTTGAAGAAGTCCAGAGTGAAGCTCCTGAACAGTGACGTCATCAGTTACCCAACCACCCAGATGATGAGGAATCTGCTGGTTGCTGAA GTGAAGTTCAGGGACCAGGAGCTGTGTGTGATGACGTCCCATTTCGAGAGCTGTAAGGGACAGGCAGAGGAGAGGATGAAACAGCTGAGGGTGGTGCTGAAGAGGATGACGGACGTGCCCAGTAACGTGACTGTCCTATTCGGAGGGGACACCAACCTGAGGGACACAGAG GTGACAAAGGTCGGAGGTCTTCCCAGTGGTGTGTGTGACGTGTGGGATCAGCTGGGGAAACAGGAACACTGCAGGTACACCTGGGACACCAAGGCCAACAGCAACAAGAGCGTACCGTATGTCAGCAGGTGTCGTTTTGACCGCGTCTACCTCCGGCCGGCCAGGGAGGGCCCCGGGTCCCGGATGGCCCCGGACCACATGGCCCTGGTGGGGTTAGAGAAGCTGGACTGTGGTCGCTACACCAGCGATCACTGGGGAATCTACTGCAGCTTTACCACTGGCTCCTGA
- the tdp2b gene encoding tyrosyl-DNA phosphodiesterase 2 isoform X2, translating to MSNISKSVSTLEETRTGLCDEFVSITGSDSAVAQCYLAENDWEMERALNSFFEADMEAVFAVEDSPKDSSPPKVKRQKLDKPQRDKPQGKVDCYTPDVVFLQELIEPYVQYLKKRAVSYTIIEGGKEGYFTGLMLKKSRVKLLNSDVISYPTTQMMRNLLVAEVKFRDQELCVMTSHFESCKGQAEERMKQLRVVLKRMTDVPSNVTVLFGGDTNLRDTEVTKVGGLPSGVCDVWDQLGKQEHCRYTWDTKANSNKSVPYVSRCRFDRVYLRPAREGPGSRMAPDHMALVGLEKLDCGRYTSDHWGIYCSFTTGS from the exons ATGAGTAATATTTCCAAGTCCGTGTCGACTTTAGAAGAAACGAGGACTGGTCTGTGTGATGAGTTTGTGTCCATAACAGGATCCGATAGCGCCGTGGCTCAATGCTACCTCGCTGAAAATGACTGGGAAATGGAG AGAGCTTTGAACTCATTTTTCGAGGCTGACATGGAGGCAGTTTTTGCAGTGGAAGATTCACCAAAGGACAGCAGCCCCCCTAAAGTTAAACGACAGAAGTTGGACAAACCACAAAGGGACAAACCACAGGGAAAAGTGGACTG CTACACCCCTGACGTGGTGTTTCTGCAGGAACTCATTGAACCGTATGTTCAGTACCTCAAGAAGCGGGCTGTCAGCTACACCATCATTGAGG GAGGCAAGGAGGGGTACTTCACTGGTTTGATGTTGAAGAAGTCCAGAGTGAAGCTCCTGAACAGTGACGTCATCAGTTACCCAACCACCCAGATGATGAGGAATCTGCTGGTTGCTGAA GTGAAGTTCAGGGACCAGGAGCTGTGTGTGATGACGTCCCATTTCGAGAGCTGTAAGGGACAGGCAGAGGAGAGGATGAAACAGCTGAGGGTGGTGCTGAAGAGGATGACGGACGTGCCCAGTAACGTGACTGTCCTATTCGGAGGGGACACCAACCTGAGGGACACAGAG GTGACAAAGGTCGGAGGTCTTCCCAGTGGTGTGTGTGACGTGTGGGATCAGCTGGGGAAACAGGAACACTGCAGGTACACCTGGGACACCAAGGCCAACAGCAACAAGAGCGTACCGTATGTCAGCAGGTGTCGTTTTGACCGCGTCTACCTCCGGCCGGCCAGGGAGGGCCCCGGGTCCCGGATGGCCCCGGACCACATGGCCCTGGTGGGGTTAGAGAAGCTGGACTGTGGTCGCTACACCAGCGATCACTGGGGAATCTACTGCAGCTTTACCACTGGCTCCTGA